The proteins below are encoded in one region of Cytophagales bacterium:
- a CDS encoding YcxB family protein, producing the protein MNIRTRKYQLETSTYIKTALVAVLKEQWWVGLIYLGICAGYLWIPNWWWIIGASIALVLYILFWLIQFAGVTQLEQGKILFQKLSYEINSQQILIKLNSKQGMPMKWDQIKRAQKGKDAFVLFVSKAQVIHLPFRIFNSENEIKFLESVLKRKGYLKQ; encoded by the coding sequence ATGAACATTCGCACAAGAAAGTACCAATTAGAAACGTCAACTTATATCAAAACGGCGCTTGTGGCCGTACTGAAAGAGCAATGGTGGGTAGGGTTGATCTATCTCGGCATATGCGCAGGTTATTTATGGATCCCCAACTGGTGGTGGATCATCGGCGCATCCATCGCTTTGGTTTTATACATCTTATTTTGGCTGATCCAATTCGCCGGAGTAACGCAATTGGAACAAGGAAAGATCCTGTTCCAAAAGTTGTCCTACGAGATCAACAGTCAGCAAATCCTGATCAAGCTTAACAGCAAACAAGGCATGCCCATGAAATGGGATCAGATCAAACGCGCCCAAAAGGGTAAAGATGCCTTCGTCTTGTTCGTTAGCAAAGCCCAGGTAATTCACTTGCCTTTCCGCATTTTCAACAGCGAAAATGAGATCAAGTTTTTGGAAAGCGTGCTTAAACGAAAGGGCTACCTCAAACAATAA